In one Polaribacter sp. ALD11 genomic region, the following are encoded:
- a CDS encoding gliding motility-associated C-terminal domain-containing protein codes for MSQELEKPVLSYTYACASANFNSFELEIIYNTTSFNNDNVFTLELSDKDGNFSSATSVKTITNQNSSFKFSTTFKMPTDAHGEGYKLRVRSSSPEKISPESNSFEAYYVTSERLILNNFTDVILCNGASKELVLNITSASKYQWYKDGVKLSLGGSTLTVTEPGLYYSEIFYGSCYAAVVSNMVEVSMLPEVEVVIKGDPIVEVCLDGSYMLEASINNSDYIYSWFKDGVKIAPLSDYSPTFTIKNSSDLGKYYLEVENINGCIGVSEEVVVKQVASSFSITPVSSIDSFILDGETKTLKIVYDAVNASVKWFRDRVELPNSNKDQIEITVPGIYKAEVTGGSSCATTQESPEFTVNEIIKLTAVVDVASNYVSCKSNTTAIEVKSIRAFDTNNIEYVVIENQYTYLDFQWLKDGILVNNETEKEVSLGNFNQNGVYSLNVIIGGVKSVSNEIAIKLSIPNVLITSSLSSNIICDNTIQLTTTENSNYTYQWFKNGVLVPNSNHFIFETEVSGIYKVNVAAFGCSTTSDDILLNDFDTSIITIDSPLDFILNSGKTKIINASGADSYEWLDNNGNLLSAFSSIEINSPGIYNLLAKVNNCEVLKIVTVSENEEQAVPNALTLNGDGVNDAWVLSNKYAFKLDVEVEIYNANGKQLLKTTNYQNDWPNNQTISKSQLFFYVIKQKGKIIKKGTISVVK; via the coding sequence GTGTCTCAAGAGCTTGAGAAGCCAGTATTAAGTTATACCTATGCATGTGCTAGTGCAAATTTTAATTCTTTCGAATTAGAAATAATATACAATACAACCTCTTTTAATAACGATAATGTTTTTACTTTAGAATTATCAGACAAAGACGGTAATTTTTCATCAGCTACTTCTGTAAAAACAATTACAAACCAAAACTCATCTTTTAAGTTTTCAACAACTTTTAAGATGCCTACAGATGCGCATGGAGAAGGTTATAAGTTAAGGGTAAGATCATCTTCCCCTGAGAAAATTAGTCCAGAATCTAACTCTTTTGAAGCTTATTATGTTACTTCAGAGAGACTTATTTTAAATAATTTTACAGATGTAATTTTATGTAATGGAGCGTCTAAAGAATTAGTGCTAAATATTACATCCGCATCTAAATATCAATGGTATAAAGACGGAGTTAAGCTTTCTTTAGGAGGTTCAACACTAACCGTTACAGAACCGGGTTTGTACTACAGTGAGATTTTTTATGGTTCTTGTTATGCGGCAGTTGTTTCTAATATGGTTGAAGTATCAATGCTTCCTGAGGTAGAAGTCGTAATAAAAGGAGACCCAATAGTCGAGGTGTGTTTAGATGGTTCTTATATGCTGGAAGCCTCTATTAATAATTCAGATTATATTTATTCTTGGTTTAAAGATGGAGTTAAAATTGCTCCTTTATCAGATTACTCTCCAACTTTTACAATTAAAAATAGCAGTGATTTAGGGAAGTATTATTTAGAAGTAGAAAATATAAATGGATGTATAGGTGTCTCTGAAGAAGTTGTAGTTAAGCAAGTTGCTTCAAGTTTTTCTATTACTCCGGTTTCTAGTATAGACTCTTTTATTTTAGATGGTGAAACAAAAACGCTAAAGATTGTATATGATGCGGTAAATGCATCAGTAAAATGGTTTAGAGATAGAGTAGAGTTGCCAAACAGTAATAAAGATCAAATTGAGATTACAGTACCAGGAATATATAAAGCGGAAGTAACAGGCGGTAGTTCTTGTGCAACTACGCAAGAATCGCCAGAATTTACCGTGAATGAAATTATTAAATTAACTGCTGTTGTAGACGTTGCTTCTAATTATGTTTCATGTAAATCTAATACTACAGCTATAGAAGTTAAGTCTATTCGCGCTTTCGATACAAATAATATAGAATATGTTGTAATTGAAAATCAATATACATATTTAGATTTTCAATGGCTTAAAGACGGCATTCTCGTGAATAATGAAACAGAAAAAGAGGTAAGCCTAGGTAACTTTAATCAAAATGGTGTTTATTCTTTAAATGTCATTATTGGAGGGGTAAAGAGTGTTTCAAACGAAATAGCAATTAAATTAAGCATACCAAATGTACTTATAACTTCATCATTAAGTTCAAATATAATTTGTGACAATACAATTCAACTAACAACAACAGAGAATTCAAATTATACCTACCAATGGTTTAAAAACGGTGTCTTAGTTCCTAATTCTAATCATTTTATTTTTGAAACAGAAGTATCTGGTATTTATAAGGTTAATGTAGCGGCTTTTGGTTGTAGTACAACGTCTGACGATATTTTATTAAATGATTTTGACACCTCTATTATTACTATAGACTCGCCATTAGATTTTATTTTAAATAGCGGTAAAACTAAAATAATTAATGCAAGCGGTGCAGATTCTTATGAATGGTTAGATAATAATGGAAACCTGTTAAGTGCTTTTTCATCAATAGAAATCAATAGTCCAGGAATTTACAATTTATTAGCAAAAGTTAATAATTGTGAAGTTCTTAAGATAGTAACTGTTTCTGAGAATGAAGAACAAGCAGTTCCTAATGCGCTTACATTAAATGGAGATGGTGTAAATGATGCCTGGGTTTTGTCAAATAAATATGCATTTAAGTTAGATGTAGAAGTTGAAATTTATAATGCGAATGGAAAGCAGCTTTTAAAAACTACAAATTACCAAAATGATTGGCCAAATAATCAAACCATTTCTAAAAGTCAATTGTTTTTTTACGTTATTAAACAAAAAGGTAAAATCATAAAAAAAGGAACTATTTCAGTAGTAAAATAA